In Sodalis ligni, a single genomic region encodes these proteins:
- the sgrT gene encoding glucose uptake inhibitor SgrT — protein sequence MKKTMLRRFYQCYLRAIGKGGRPDKASSAARMARLLQVTQWHIDKMSENEYQHWI from the coding sequence ATGAAAAAAACGATGTTACGACGATTCTATCAATGTTATCTGCGTGCCATAGGTAAAGGCGGCCGCCCTGATAAGGCTTCAAGCGCAGCAAGGATGGCACGGTTATTACAGGTAACCCAGTGGCACATCGATAAGATGTCGGAAAACGAATACCAGCACTGGATATAA
- the cra gene encoding catabolite repressor/activator — protein MKLDEIARLAGVSRTTASYVINGKAKQYRVSDKTVEKVMAVVREHNYHPNAVAAGLRAGRTRSIGLVIPDLENTSYTRIANYLERQARQRGYQLLIACSEDQPDNEMRCVEHLLQRQVDAIIVSTALPPEHPFYQRWADDPFPIVALDRALDREHFISVVGADQEDAEMLSRELRTFPGKQVLYLGALPELSVSFLREQGFRQGWGDDARQPDYLYANSYERSSSAALFSHYLESHPMPQAIFTTSFSLLQGVMDVTLKRSGRLPPDLAIATFGDNELLDFLECPVLAVAQRHREVAERVLELVLASLDEPHRPKPGLTRLRRSLFRRGSLSRA, from the coding sequence GTGAAACTGGATGAAATCGCGCGCCTGGCTGGTGTTTCGCGCACAACCGCCAGTTATGTGATTAACGGCAAAGCGAAACAGTACCGCGTCAGCGATAAAACCGTGGAAAAGGTGATGGCGGTGGTGCGTGAGCATAACTACCATCCCAATGCGGTTGCCGCCGGCCTCAGGGCAGGTAGAACGCGCTCCATAGGTCTGGTCATCCCGGATCTGGAAAATACCAGTTATACCCGTATCGCCAATTATCTTGAGCGGCAGGCGCGCCAGCGCGGTTATCAACTGCTGATCGCCTGTTCCGAAGATCAGCCGGATAATGAGATGCGCTGCGTCGAACACCTGTTGCAACGGCAGGTGGATGCTATCATCGTCTCCACCGCCCTGCCGCCGGAACACCCCTTTTATCAACGCTGGGCCGATGACCCCTTTCCCATCGTGGCGTTGGATCGCGCCCTCGATCGCGAGCATTTTATCAGCGTGGTGGGTGCGGATCAGGAGGATGCGGAAATGCTGTCCCGGGAACTGCGCACGTTCCCCGGCAAGCAGGTGCTCTATCTCGGCGCGTTGCCGGAACTGTCGGTGAGTTTTTTACGCGAGCAAGGTTTCCGGCAGGGATGGGGTGACGATGCCCGGCAGCCCGATTACCTGTATGCCAACAGCTACGAGCGTTCGTCCTCGGCGGCGCTGTTCAGCCATTATCTGGAAAGCCATCCGATGCCGCAGGCTATCTTCACCACCTCGTTTTCCCTGCTGCAGGGCGTCATGGACGTGACTCTAAAACGCAGCGGGCGTCTGCCGCCGGATTTGGCCATCGCCACCTTCGGTGATAACGAACTGCTGGATTTCCTGGAATGCCCGGTGCTTGCGGTGGCGCAGCGCCACCGGGAAGTGGCGGAACGGGTGCTGGAACTGGTATTGGCAAGCCTGGATGAACCCCATCGGCCCAAACCCGGATTGACGCGTTTGCGGCGCAGCCTTTTTCGGCGCGGTTCCCTTAGCCGCGCCTGA
- the ftsL gene encoding cell division protein FtsL, producing MMGNERHGLIGVIGSDLLRHAKIPVILLVAVLVSAVLVVTTTHETRRLTAQREQLVLERDALDIEWRNLILEENALGDHSRVERIATEKLKMQHVDPAQENIVVQQ from the coding sequence ATGATGGGCAACGAACGGCACGGGCTGATTGGCGTCATCGGTTCGGACCTGCTCCGCCATGCCAAGATACCGGTGATATTGCTGGTGGCGGTGCTGGTATCGGCAGTCCTGGTGGTGACGACCACGCACGAAACGCGCCGGCTGACCGCCCAGAGGGAACAACTGGTCTTGGAGAGGGACGCGCTGGATATCGAATGGCGCAACCTGATCCTGGAAGAAAACGCCCTGGGGGACCACAGTCGGGTGGAACGTATAGCGACGGAAAAACTGAAGATGCAGCATGTGGATCCTGCACAGGAAAATATCGTGGTTCAACAATAA
- a CDS encoding L-alanine exporter AlaE, producing the protein MFSRSSRLRMAAADTFALVVYCFIAGMAIEIFMSGMSVEQSLSSRLVSVPVNIAIAWPFGQYRDAALRLARRYGPDSFWTRNVADLLAYVSFQSPVYAVILWSVGADMQQMMTAVASNAVGSMILGVAYGYFLEYCRRLFHVAGYVN; encoded by the coding sequence ATGTTTTCCCGTTCGTCTCGTTTACGCATGGCCGCGGCCGATACGTTTGCTTTAGTGGTGTATTGTTTTATAGCCGGGATGGCTATCGAGATTTTCATGTCGGGAATGAGCGTGGAGCAGTCCCTTTCCTCGCGGCTGGTTTCGGTACCGGTGAATATTGCCATTGCGTGGCCGTTCGGCCAGTACCGCGATGCGGCGCTGCGTCTGGCCCGGCGTTACGGTCCCGATTCGTTCTGGACCCGCAATGTCGCCGACCTGTTGGCCTATGTCAGTTTCCAGTCACCGGTTTACGCCGTTATTCTCTGGTCGGTGGGAGCGGATATGCAGCAAATGATGACCGCCGTGGCGTCCAATGCCGTCGGTTCGATGATATTGGGCGTGGCTTATGGCTATTTTCTCGAGTATTGCCGCCGGCTGTTCCACGTGGCGGGTTACGTCAATTAA
- the leuD gene encoding 3-isopropylmalate dehydratase small subunit: MAKFTQHTGLVAPLDAANVDTDAIIPKQFLQKVTRTGFGQHLFNDWRFLDNAGQQPNPDFVLNKPRYRGASILLARENFGCGSSREHAPWALTDYGFKVVIAPSFADIFYGNSFSSQLLPVALPAEQVDELFTLVNAQEGTTFTVDLERQQVIAGDKTYPFEIDAFRRHCMINGLDSIGLTLQHETAITEYEAKQPVFLQ; this comes from the coding sequence ATGGCAAAATTTACACAACATACCGGACTGGTGGCGCCGTTGGATGCCGCGAATGTGGATACCGACGCCATCATTCCAAAGCAATTTTTGCAGAAAGTCACCCGCACCGGCTTCGGCCAGCACTTGTTCAACGACTGGCGTTTTCTCGATAATGCCGGTCAGCAGCCCAATCCCGACTTTGTGCTGAATAAGCCCCGTTATCGCGGCGCCAGTATCTTGCTGGCCCGGGAAAACTTCGGCTGCGGCTCTTCCCGCGAACATGCGCCCTGGGCTTTGACCGATTATGGCTTCAAGGTGGTAATCGCCCCGAGCTTCGCCGATATTTTTTACGGCAACAGCTTTAGCAGCCAATTGCTGCCGGTGGCCCTGCCCGCTGAACAGGTGGATGAGCTGTTTACTTTGGTGAACGCTCAAGAAGGCACGACCTTTACCGTGGATCTTGAACGGCAGCAGGTGATTGCCGGCGATAAAACCTATCCGTTCGAAATAGATGCTTTTCGCCGTCATTGCATGATCAACGGCCTCGACAGCATCGGCCTGACGCTGCAGCACGAGACCGCCATTACCGAGTACGAAGCCAAGCAGCCGGTGTTTCTGCAATAG
- the ilvI gene encoding acetolactate synthase 3 large subunit: protein MEMLSGAEMVVRSLIDQGVKHIFGYPGGAVLDIYDALHTVGGIEHILVRHEQGAAHMADGYARATGKVGVVLVTSGPGATNAITGIATAYMDSIPLVVISGQVASQLIGYDAFQECDMVGISRPVVKHSYLVKKTEDIPGVLKKAFYLASTGRPGPVVVDLPKDILSPAVKLPYLYPDSVSMRSYNPTVHGHKGQIRRALQTLLAAERPVIYTGGGAITSGCYQELRQLAEKLNIPVVSSLMGLGSFPGTHRQSLGMLGMHGTYEANMAMHRADVIFAVGVRFDDRTTNNLLKYCPDAQVLHIDVDPASISKTVTADIPIVGDARQVLIQMLEQLDQNDKRQPFDALRDWWQDIEQWRGRHCLNYDHHSGKIKPQAVIETLYRLTGGDAYVASDVGQHQMFAALYYPFDKPRRWINSGGLGTMGFGLPAALGVKLALPEETVICVTGDGSIQMNIQELSTALQYGLPVVVVSLNNRYLGMVKQWQDMIYSGRHSQSYMESLPDFVKLAEAYGHVGISIQTPEELEPKLTAALAQKNRLVFVDVMVDGTEHVYPMQIRGGGMDEMWLSKTERT from the coding sequence ATGGAGATGTTGTCAGGAGCCGAGATGGTGGTCCGGTCGTTGATCGATCAGGGCGTTAAACATATATTCGGTTATCCCGGCGGGGCCGTATTGGATATTTACGATGCATTGCATACGGTCGGTGGGATTGAACATATTTTGGTGCGCCATGAGCAGGGCGCGGCTCATATGGCCGACGGCTATGCCCGCGCTACCGGCAAGGTGGGCGTGGTGCTGGTGACATCCGGACCCGGCGCCACCAATGCCATCACCGGTATTGCCACCGCCTATATGGACTCCATCCCGCTGGTGGTGATTTCCGGCCAGGTGGCAAGTCAGCTTATTGGTTATGACGCGTTCCAGGAATGCGACATGGTGGGCATCTCCCGCCCGGTGGTGAAACACAGTTACCTGGTGAAAAAGACCGAGGATATCCCCGGCGTGCTGAAAAAGGCTTTCTATCTGGCCTCCACCGGCCGCCCCGGACCGGTGGTGGTGGATTTGCCCAAGGATATCCTCAGCCCGGCGGTGAAATTGCCTTATCTCTATCCCGATTCGGTATCGATGCGCTCCTATAACCCCACCGTGCACGGCCATAAAGGGCAGATTCGCCGGGCGCTGCAAACCCTGCTGGCCGCCGAACGGCCGGTTATCTATACCGGCGGCGGAGCGATAACCTCAGGCTGTTACCAGGAGCTACGCCAACTGGCGGAAAAGCTGAATATTCCGGTGGTAAGTTCGCTGATGGGCCTGGGCAGTTTCCCCGGTACCCATCGACAGAGCCTCGGCATGCTGGGAATGCACGGCACCTATGAAGCGAATATGGCCATGCACCGGGCCGATGTGATCTTTGCCGTCGGCGTGCGTTTCGACGATCGCACCACCAATAATCTGCTGAAGTACTGCCCCGATGCCCAGGTATTGCACATCGACGTGGACCCGGCGTCGATTTCCAAAACCGTGACGGCGGATATACCCATTGTCGGCGATGCCCGGCAGGTGCTGATTCAAATGCTGGAACAGCTGGATCAGAACGATAAACGGCAGCCCTTCGATGCGCTGCGCGACTGGTGGCAGGACATTGAGCAGTGGCGCGGCCGCCACTGTCTGAACTATGACCACCACAGCGGCAAAATCAAACCCCAGGCGGTCATTGAAACGCTGTATCGCCTCACCGGCGGCGACGCTTATGTGGCCTCCGATGTGGGACAGCACCAGATGTTCGCCGCGCTCTATTATCCGTTCGATAAACCCCGGCGCTGGATCAATTCCGGCGGTCTGGGCACCATGGGCTTCGGCCTGCCGGCAGCCCTGGGGGTGAAATTGGCTCTGCCCGAGGAAACGGTGATTTGCGTCACCGGCGACGGCAGCATCCAGATGAATATCCAGGAACTCTCAACCGCCTTGCAGTACGGATTACCGGTGGTAGTGGTGAGTTTGAACAACCGTTACCTGGGCATGGTCAAGCAGTGGCAGGATATGATCTATTCCGGGCGCCACTCCCAGTCCTATATGGAATCGCTGCCGGATTTCGTCAAACTGGCGGAAGCCTACGGTCATGTGGGGATTTCCATTCAAACGCCGGAAGAGCTGGAGCCAAAGCTTACCGCCGCCCTGGCGCAAAAGAATCGCCTGGTGTTCGTCGATGTAATGGTTGATGGTACGGAACATGTCTACCCCATGCAGATTCGCGGCGGCGGCATGGACGAAATGTGGTTAAGCAAAACGGAGAGGACGTGA
- the leuC gene encoding 3-isopropylmalate dehydratase large subunit, whose amino-acid sequence MGKSLYQKLYDAHVVYQAPDETPLLYIDRHLVHEVTSPQAFDGLRAMGRPVRQPGKTFATMDHNVSTQTRDINASGEMARIQMQELIKNCAEFGVQLYDLNHPYQGIVHVIGPEQGMTLPGMTIVCGDSHTATHGAFGALAFGIGTSEVEHVLATQTLKQGRAKTMKVEVTGKAAVGITAKDIVLAVIGKIGSAGGTGHVVEFCGDAITALSMEGRMTLCNMAIEMGAKAGLVAPDDTTFAYLQGRQFAPKGDSWPQAVAYWKTLRSDDDAVFDKIVTLSAEDIAPQVTWGTNPGQVIAINQNIPSPESFSDPAERNSAAKALAYMDLQPGIRLTDVAIDKVFIGSCTNSRIEDLRAAAAIAKGRQVAPGVQAIVVPGSGPVKAQAEAEGLDKVFIDAGFEWRLPGCSMCLAMNNDRLNPGERCASTSNRNFEGRQGRGGRTHLVSPAMAAAAAVTGHFADIRELN is encoded by the coding sequence ATGGGCAAGTCGTTATACCAAAAATTATATGATGCGCATGTGGTTTATCAGGCGCCGGACGAAACACCATTGTTATACATTGACCGCCATTTGGTGCACGAAGTGACTTCTCCCCAGGCATTCGACGGATTGCGCGCCATGGGCCGTCCGGTACGCCAGCCGGGTAAGACCTTCGCCACCATGGATCACAATGTCTCCACCCAGACCCGTGACATCAACGCCAGCGGCGAAATGGCCCGCATCCAGATGCAGGAACTGATCAAGAACTGTGCTGAGTTCGGCGTTCAGCTTTACGATTTGAACCATCCCTACCAAGGTATCGTGCATGTGATAGGCCCGGAACAGGGCATGACCCTGCCGGGCATGACCATCGTTTGCGGCGACTCCCATACCGCTACCCACGGGGCGTTCGGTGCGTTGGCCTTCGGCATCGGCACTTCGGAAGTAGAACATGTGCTGGCCACCCAGACCCTGAAACAGGGCCGCGCCAAGACCATGAAAGTGGAAGTCACCGGCAAGGCCGCCGTAGGCATAACCGCCAAGGATATTGTATTGGCGGTTATCGGCAAGATCGGTTCTGCCGGCGGCACCGGACATGTGGTGGAATTCTGTGGCGACGCCATCACCGCCCTGAGCATGGAAGGCCGCATGACGCTGTGCAATATGGCTATCGAAATGGGCGCCAAGGCCGGACTGGTGGCCCCCGATGATACTACTTTCGCCTATCTGCAGGGCCGTCAGTTTGCGCCGAAAGGCGATAGCTGGCCGCAGGCGGTGGCCTATTGGAAGACCTTGCGCTCCGATGACGACGCGGTATTCGACAAAATCGTTACCCTGAGCGCTGAAGATATCGCGCCGCAGGTGACCTGGGGCACCAACCCCGGCCAGGTTATCGCCATCAATCAGAATATCCCCTCGCCGGAGTCATTCAGCGATCCGGCGGAGCGTAACTCCGCCGCCAAGGCGCTGGCCTATATGGATTTGCAGCCGGGCATCCGTCTGACCGACGTGGCCATTGACAAGGTGTTTATCGGATCTTGCACCAACTCCCGCATCGAGGATCTGCGCGCGGCGGCTGCCATCGCCAAAGGCCGTCAGGTGGCCCCGGGCGTGCAGGCCATCGTGGTGCCGGGTTCCGGTCCGGTTAAGGCACAGGCGGAAGCCGAAGGGCTGGACAAAGTGTTTATCGACGCCGGTTTTGAATGGCGCCTGCCCGGCTGCTCCATGTGCCTGGCGATGAACAATGACCGCCTGAACCCCGGCGAACGCTGCGCATCCACCAGCAATCGTAATTTCGAAGGCCGCCAGGGCCGCGGCGGACGCACGCATCTGGTGAGTCCGGCCATGGCGGCGGCGGCGGCGGTCACCGGGCATTTTGCCGATATTCGCGAATTGAATTAA
- the rsmH gene encoding 16S rRNA (cytosine(1402)-N(4))-methyltransferase RsmH encodes MAETYQHTTVLLDEAVNGLNIRPDGIYIDGTFGRGGHSRLILSRLGAEGRLLAIDRDPQAIEAARALQDTRFSAIHGPFSALAEYMAERELTGRIDGILLDLGVSSPQLDDPMRGFSFMRDGPLDMRMDTTRGLSAAEWLLKADAEDIAWVLKTFGEERFAKRIAQAIVEKNQQSPMTRTHELAELISNASPFREKHKHPATRSFQAIRIYINSELEELERALDGALAVLAPGGRLSVISFHSLEDRLVKRFIRDHSRGPQVPAYMALTETQIAELGKPQLKAAGKMQPSEDEVAGNPRARSSVLRLAEKLPA; translated from the coding sequence ATGGCAGAAACTTATCAACACACCACCGTCTTGCTGGATGAAGCGGTTAACGGCCTGAATATACGCCCCGATGGTATTTACATCGACGGCACCTTCGGGCGCGGTGGTCATTCACGTCTTATCCTGTCCCGCCTGGGCGCGGAAGGACGGCTGCTGGCTATCGATCGCGACCCGCAGGCCATTGAAGCCGCGCGTGCGCTGCAAGACACCCGGTTCAGCGCGATTCACGGCCCGTTTTCCGCTCTGGCCGAGTACATGGCCGAGCGGGAACTGACCGGACGCATAGACGGGATTCTGCTGGATTTGGGCGTCTCTTCCCCGCAGCTGGACGATCCGATGCGGGGATTCTCATTTATGCGCGACGGACCGCTGGATATGCGGATGGACACCACCCGCGGCCTGTCCGCCGCCGAATGGCTGCTGAAGGCGGACGCCGAAGACATCGCCTGGGTGTTGAAAACCTTCGGCGAAGAGCGGTTCGCCAAACGTATCGCCCAGGCCATCGTGGAAAAAAACCAGCAATCGCCGATGACCCGTACTCATGAACTGGCGGAGCTTATCTCCAATGCCAGTCCGTTTCGCGAAAAACATAAGCATCCGGCCACCCGGAGCTTCCAGGCGATTCGCATTTATATCAATAGCGAACTGGAAGAACTGGAACGGGCGCTGGATGGCGCCCTCGCCGTATTGGCCCCGGGCGGGCGCTTATCGGTGATCAGTTTCCATTCACTGGAAGACCGGCTGGTTAAACGCTTCATACGCGATCATAGCCGCGGTCCGCAGGTGCCCGCCTATATGGCGTTGACGGAAACGCAGATTGCCGAACTGGGCAAACCGCAGTTGAAGGCCGCGGGCAAAATGCAGCCCTCGGAGGACGAGGTGGCGGGCAACCCGCGCGCGCGCAGTTCGGTGCTGCGCCTGGCGGAGAAACTGCCGGCATGA
- the ilvN gene encoding acetolactate synthase small subunit, with translation MRRILSVLLENESGALSRVIGLFAQRGYNIESLTVAPTDDPTLSRMTIQTMGDAKVLEQIEKQLHKLVDVLRVSELGQGAGTHVEREIMLVKVQASGGMREEVKRCADIFRGQIVDVTPSLYTVQLTGTSDKLDAFLATIREVGEIVEVARSGIVGLSRGDKVMR, from the coding sequence ATGCGCCGGATTTTATCGGTATTATTGGAAAATGAATCGGGCGCTTTATCGCGGGTTATCGGTCTGTTTGCCCAGCGCGGTTATAATATCGAAAGCCTGACCGTGGCGCCTACCGACGATCCCACCCTGTCGCGCATGACCATCCAGACCATGGGCGATGCCAAGGTGCTTGAACAAATCGAAAAACAGCTGCACAAACTGGTGGACGTGCTGCGGGTCAGCGAACTGGGTCAAGGCGCGGGAACCCATGTGGAACGGGAAATCATGCTGGTGAAGGTGCAGGCAAGCGGCGGGATGCGCGAGGAAGTCAAACGCTGCGCCGATATATTCCGCGGGCAAATCGTGGATGTGACCCCCTCGCTGTATACCGTTCAGTTAACCGGCACCAGCGACAAACTGGACGCGTTTTTGGCCACTATTCGCGAGGTGGGGGAAATTGTCGAGGTAGCCCGTTCCGGCATCGTCGGTCTCTCCCGCGGCGACAAGGTGATGCGCTGA
- the leuA gene encoding 2-isopropylmalate synthase produces MSQQVIIFDTTLRDGEQALQASLSVKEKLQIALALERMGIDIMEVGFPVSSPGDFESVQTIARQIKNSRVCGLARCVEKDIDVAAEALRVAEAFRIHVFLATSTLHIESKLKRSFEQVMEMAVQSVKRARNYTDDVEFSCEDAGRTPIDNLCRIVEAAITAGARTINIPDTVGYTTPLQFSGIITSLFQRVPNIDKAIISVHCHDDLGMATGNSIAAVQAGARQVEGTLNGIGERAGNTALEEVIMAIKVREDIMGVHTNINHQEIYRTSQIVSQLCNMPIPANKAVVGSNAFAHSSGIHQDGVLKNRQNYEIMTPESIGLKEVQLNLTSRSGRAAVKHRMHEMGYQEQDYNLDELYAAFLKLADKKGQVFDYDLEALAFISKQQEEPEHFRLDSFSVQSGSHDIATASVQLACGDEVTAEAATGNGPVDAVYQALNRITGYSITLQKYQLTAKGHGRDALGQVDIVVDYQGRRFHGVGLTTDIIESSAKAMVHVMNNIWRAQQVEIELQRLQGQNNKRDYQETV; encoded by the coding sequence ATGAGCCAACAAGTTATTATTTTCGATACCACGCTGCGCGACGGAGAACAGGCGTTGCAGGCCAGCCTCAGCGTCAAGGAAAAATTGCAAATCGCCCTGGCGCTGGAAAGGATGGGCATCGATATCATGGAAGTGGGCTTCCCGGTCTCTTCGCCGGGGGATTTTGAATCGGTACAAACCATCGCCCGGCAGATCAAAAACAGCCGGGTCTGCGGCCTGGCCCGCTGCGTGGAGAAAGATATCGACGTCGCCGCCGAAGCGCTGCGGGTTGCCGAGGCATTTCGTATTCATGTTTTCCTGGCGACGTCCACCCTGCATATTGAATCCAAACTCAAGCGCAGCTTCGAGCAGGTGATGGAAATGGCGGTGCAGTCGGTCAAACGCGCGCGCAACTATACCGACGACGTGGAGTTCTCCTGTGAAGACGCCGGCCGCACGCCCATTGATAATCTGTGCCGGATCGTCGAGGCGGCCATTACCGCCGGCGCCCGCACCATTAATATTCCGGACACCGTCGGCTATACCACTCCCCTGCAATTCAGCGGCATCATTACCTCTCTGTTCCAGCGTGTGCCCAATATCGATAAAGCCATCATTTCCGTACACTGCCATGACGATTTAGGCATGGCGACGGGCAACTCTATCGCCGCGGTACAGGCCGGGGCGCGTCAGGTGGAGGGCACGCTGAACGGCATCGGCGAACGGGCCGGCAACACCGCGCTGGAAGAAGTGATCATGGCCATTAAAGTGCGCGAGGACATCATGGGCGTGCACACCAATATCAACCATCAGGAAATTTACCGTACCAGCCAAATCGTCAGCCAGCTGTGCAATATGCCGATCCCGGCCAACAAGGCGGTGGTGGGCTCCAACGCCTTTGCCCACTCTTCCGGAATCCATCAGGACGGGGTGCTGAAAAACCGGCAAAACTACGAAATCATGACGCCGGAAAGCATCGGCTTGAAAGAGGTGCAACTGAACCTGACCTCGCGCTCCGGCCGCGCGGCGGTGAAACACCGCATGCATGAAATGGGCTATCAGGAACAGGATTATAACCTGGACGAGCTGTACGCCGCCTTCCTCAAACTGGCGGATAAAAAGGGCCAGGTGTTCGACTATGATTTGGAAGCGTTGGCCTTTATCAGCAAGCAACAGGAAGAGCCCGAGCATTTCCGCCTGGACTCTTTTAGCGTACAGTCCGGCTCCCATGATATCGCCACCGCCTCGGTACAACTGGCCTGCGGCGATGAGGTCACGGCGGAAGCCGCCACCGGCAACGGCCCGGTGGACGCGGTATACCAGGCGCTGAACCGCATTACCGGCTATTCCATCACCCTGCAAAAATACCAGCTGACCGCCAAGGGTCACGGCCGGGATGCGCTGGGCCAGGTGGATATCGTGGTGGATTACCAGGGCCGCCGGTTCCACGGCGTCGGTTTGACCACCGACATTATCGAGTCCTCGGCCAAGGCCATGGTGCACGTCATGAACAATATCTGGCGGGCGCAGCAGGTGGAAATCGAACTGCAGCGTCTGCAGGGACAAAACAATAAACGGGATTATCAGGAAACGGTGTAA
- the mraZ gene encoding division/cell wall cluster transcriptional repressor MraZ, with amino-acid sequence MFRGATLVNLDSKGRLAVPTRYRDKLIEETEGLMVCTIDLHQPCLLLYPLPEWETIEQKLSRLSSMNPAERRVQRLLLGHASECQMDGAGRLLIAQTLRLHAGLTKQVMLVGQFNKFELWDEQTWYQQVKDDIDAELSAQEPLSVRLQDLSL; translated from the coding sequence ATGTTCCGTGGGGCAACGTTGGTTAATCTCGACAGCAAAGGCAGGCTCGCCGTGCCGACCCGTTACCGGGATAAGCTGATTGAGGAAACGGAGGGCTTGATGGTCTGCACCATTGACCTTCACCAACCATGCCTGTTGCTTTACCCGCTGCCTGAATGGGAAACCATTGAACAAAAGCTGTCGCGCCTGTCGAGTATGAATCCCGCCGAACGCCGTGTTCAGCGTTTGTTGCTGGGGCATGCCAGTGAATGTCAGATGGACGGCGCCGGTCGGTTGTTAATCGCGCAAACATTACGGCTGCATGCCGGACTTACCAAACAAGTGATGCTGGTCGGACAATTCAATAAGTTTGAGTTGTGGGATGAACAGACCTGGTATCAACAAGTCAAGGACGATATAGACGCTGAACTGTCGGCACAGGAACCGCTTTCTGTGCGACTACAAGACTTGTCTCTATAG
- the leuB gene encoding 3-isopropylmalate dehydrogenase — protein MSKNYHIAVLPGDGIGPEVMAQAYKILAAVRERFALRITTSEYDVGGAAIDRHGNPLPDVTIAGCEQADAILFGSVGGPKWEHLPPAEQPERGALLPLRKHFKLFSNLRPARLYPGLEAFCPLRADIAARGFDILCVRELTGGIYFGQPKGREGSGMHERAFDTEVYYRFEIERIARIAFESARKRRHKVTSIDKANVLQTSIMWREIVNEVGKDYPDVALSHLYIDNATMQLIKDPSQFDVLLCSNLFGDILSDECAMITGSMGMLPSASLNDQGFGLYEPAGGSAPDIAGKNIANPVAQILSAALLMRYSLGLDDAADAIEQAVNRALAAGHRTADLAGDGQGVGTDEMGTIIAGYITQGA, from the coding sequence ATGAGCAAGAACTATCATATTGCGGTATTGCCGGGAGACGGCATTGGTCCGGAAGTCATGGCGCAGGCCTATAAGATTTTAGCCGCGGTGCGCGAACGTTTCGCGCTGCGGATTACCACCAGCGAATACGATGTGGGCGGCGCGGCCATCGACAGGCACGGCAATCCGCTGCCCGACGTCACCATCGCCGGCTGCGAGCAGGCCGACGCCATTTTGTTCGGCTCGGTGGGCGGTCCGAAATGGGAACACCTGCCGCCGGCCGAGCAGCCGGAACGCGGCGCGTTATTGCCGTTGCGCAAGCACTTCAAACTGTTCAGCAATTTGCGTCCGGCCCGTCTTTATCCGGGATTGGAGGCTTTTTGCCCGTTGCGCGCCGACATTGCCGCCCGGGGTTTCGATATTTTGTGCGTGCGGGAACTCACCGGCGGGATTTATTTCGGCCAGCCCAAAGGCCGCGAAGGCAGCGGCATGCATGAACGCGCCTTCGATACCGAAGTGTACTACCGTTTCGAAATCGAGCGCATTGCCCGTATCGCCTTTGAATCCGCCCGCAAGCGTCGCCACAAGGTCACCTCCATCGACAAGGCCAATGTGCTGCAAACGTCCATTATGTGGCGGGAAATCGTCAACGAAGTCGGGAAGGATTATCCCGACGTCGCCCTGTCGCACTTATATATCGACAACGCCACCATGCAGTTGATCAAAGATCCTTCGCAGTTCGATGTGCTGCTGTGCTCAAATCTGTTCGGCGACATTTTATCGGATGAATGCGCCATGATCACCGGCTCCATGGGCATGCTGCCTTCCGCCAGCCTGAACGACCAGGGCTTTGGTTTATATGAACCCGCCGGCGGTTCCGCACCGGATATCGCCGGTAAAAACATCGCCAACCCGGTGGCGCAGATTCTTTCCGCCGCGCTGTTGATGCGCTACAGCCTGGGCCTGGACGACGCCGCCGACGCCATCGAGCAAGCGGTGAACCGGGCGCTGGCCGCCGGTCACCGTACCGCGGACTTGGCTGGCGACGGCCAAGGGGTCGGCACCGACGAAATGGGTACCATTATTGCCGGTTATATTACTCAAGGGGCATGA